Proteins encoded by one window of Bacillus marinisedimentorum:
- a CDS encoding tyrosine-type recombinase/integrase, giving the protein MEFVQPIKDQNKIEEMRSYLESKSARDALLFTFGINSVLRITELLKLKVSDVIDENGTVKDHYEMREPAMGARTHYPLGKNVKKAIKDYLKDYKGNLDRPLFPSRKGNKAISRQQAWHILNDAARNAGMTERIGNHSLRKTFVYHAYKNGADLSLLQQMLNHSSSKATLRYIGISPDEKPGIGIELNL; this is encoded by the coding sequence ATGGAATTCGTACAGCCAATCAAAGACCAGAACAAAATTGAAGAGATGCGCAGTTACCTTGAAAGCAAATCTGCACGCGATGCACTGCTTTTTACGTTCGGAATCAACAGTGTCCTCCGGATAACTGAACTTTTAAAACTGAAGGTGTCCGATGTGATCGATGAAAATGGAACGGTAAAGGATCATTATGAAATGAGAGAACCGGCCATGGGTGCCAGGACTCATTATCCGCTTGGCAAAAATGTCAAAAAGGCGATCAAAGATTATTTGAAAGATTATAAGGGCAATCTGGACCGGCCTCTGTTCCCTTCACGAAAAGGCAATAAGGCAATCAGCCGCCAGCAGGCATGGCATATATTGAATGACGCGGCAAGGAATGCGGGAATGACAGAACGGATCGGCAACCATTCATTACGGAAGACATTCGTCTACCACGCTTATAAAAATGGTGCGGACCTGTCCTTGCTTCAGCAAATGCTTAACCACAGCAGTTCAAAAGCGACACTGCGATATATTGGCATAAGCCCGGATGAGAAACCCGGCATCGGGATTGAATTAAATTTATAA
- a CDS encoding DUF2188 domain-containing protein, with product MYTYTVVPNKDASAWIVKAEDVAPEQSYISRDRAVDTAKELARENSPASVQVMDRDHQLVDEMKF from the coding sequence ATGTACACATACACGGTTGTTCCAAATAAAGATGCTTCAGCTTGGATTGTTAAAGCCGAGGATGTCGCGCCCGAACAGAGCTATATATCAAGGGACAGGGCAGTTGACACCGCAAAAGAACTCGCCCGGGAAAACTCCCCGGCATCGGTCCAGGTAATGGATAGAGACCATCAGCTCGTAGATGAAATGAAATTTTAA